Proteins encoded together in one Mobula hypostoma chromosome 9, sMobHyp1.1, whole genome shotgun sequence window:
- the smim22 gene encoding small integral membrane protein 22 — protein sequence MADQDVGAQIEAQFYDAVRRLQSKQLFQSPWDIATFAIFLIFIGVVLLLVLLVIIRCFCGCCCSSPKKSSKRKVGVDNLGLEP from the exons ATGGCTGACCAAGATGTTGGAGCTCAGATTGAAGCACAGTTTTATGACGCTGTAAGGAGACTACAAAGCAAACAGCTTTTTCAGTCTCCCTGGGATATTGCCACCTTTGCCATTTTCCTTATATTTATTG GTGTTGTGTTGCTTTTGGTTCTCCTGGTCATTATTCGCTGTTTCTGCGGCTGCTGCTGTTCTTCCCCCAAAAAG TCTTCAAAGCGCAAAGTGGGTGTTGACAACCTGGGACTAGAGCCTTAG
- the rogdi gene encoding protein rogdi homolog isoform X3, with amino-acid sequence MAAASEAERAVLEEEFKWLLREEVHAVLKQLKDILKEASRRFTLSASGSESQTRQENFKLGSSATDQVKGVLTLQGDALTQADINLRLPKHNQVLHFTFREDKQWKMQQIQDARNHVGQALYLLNSRDQTYQFKSGAEVNKLMDAVMLQLTRARNRLTTPAAMTLPEVASSSLMKMFTPSLPGDVFANFYINLSKLCLIVYQLHLLQPNLNKNFKPAGSSVLHNPGSMFEINNQKFEVSHVHKVECVVPWLNDTLVFFTIALQLCQQLKDKISVFSNYWNFKPY; translated from the exons ATGGCGGCGGCGAGTGAGGCGGAGCGGGCAGTGTTG GAAGAAGAATTTAAATGGTTATTGCGTGAAGAAGTTCATGCTGTCCTGAAACAGCTGAAGGATATTCTTAAg GAGGCCTCCCGTCGCTTTACTCTGTCAGCTTCTGGATCTGAAAGTCAAACCCGGCAGGAGAACTTCAAACTGGGAAGCTCAGC CACAGATCAGGTGAAGGGTGTCCTAACGTTACAAGGAGATGCTTTGACTCAGGCA GATATTAACCTGAGGCTGCCTAAACACAACCAGGTTCTGCATTTTACCTTTAGAGAGGACAAACAATGGAAAATGCAGCAG ATTCAGGATGCCAGGAATCATGTAGGCCAAGCTTTGTATCTACTAAACAGCAGAGATCAAACATACCAGTTTAAGAGTGGAGCAGAGGTCAACAAG CTCATGGAtgcggtaatgttgcagctaaccCGTGCTCGCAATAGACTCACCACTCCTGCGGCTATGACCCTCCCAGAAGTAGCCTCAAGCAGTTTGATG AAAATGTTCACGCCGTCTCTTCCTGGTGATGTCTTTGCCAACTTCTACATTAATCTGAGCAAACTTTGTTTGATTGTCTACCAGCTCCATCTTCTGCAGCCCAATTTGAACAAG AATTTCAAACCTGCTGGCAGCTCTGTGCTTCACAACCCAGGATCCATGTT tgagATTAATAACCAGAAATTTGAAGTTAGCCATGTACACAAAGTGGAATGTGTGGTCCCCTGGCTAAATGATACACTTGTTTTCTTTACCATTGCTCTACAGCTTTGTCAGCAACTGAAGGATAAG ATCTCTGTTTTTTCCAATTACTGGAACTTCAAGCCCTACTGA
- the rogdi gene encoding protein rogdi homolog isoform X2, translating to MSQPTCGEVITSVTHFEEEEFKWLLREEVHAVLKQLKDILKEASRRFTLSASGSESQTRQENFKLGSSATDQVKGVLTLQGDALTQADINLRLPKHNQVLHFTFREDKQWKMQQIQDARNHVGQALYLLNSRDQTYQFKSGAEVNKLMDAVMLQLTRARNRLTTPAAMTLPEVASSSLMKMFTPSLPGDVFANFYINLSKLCLIVYQLHLLQPNLNKNFKPAGSSVLHNPGSMFEINNQKFEVSHVHKVECVVPWLNDTLVFFTIALQLCQQLKDKISVFSNYWNFKPY from the exons atgagccaaCCTACATGCGGGGAAGTGATAACTTCTGTTACACattttgag GAAGAAGAATTTAAATGGTTATTGCGTGAAGAAGTTCATGCTGTCCTGAAACAGCTGAAGGATATTCTTAAg GAGGCCTCCCGTCGCTTTACTCTGTCAGCTTCTGGATCTGAAAGTCAAACCCGGCAGGAGAACTTCAAACTGGGAAGCTCAGC CACAGATCAGGTGAAGGGTGTCCTAACGTTACAAGGAGATGCTTTGACTCAGGCA GATATTAACCTGAGGCTGCCTAAACACAACCAGGTTCTGCATTTTACCTTTAGAGAGGACAAACAATGGAAAATGCAGCAG ATTCAGGATGCCAGGAATCATGTAGGCCAAGCTTTGTATCTACTAAACAGCAGAGATCAAACATACCAGTTTAAGAGTGGAGCAGAGGTCAACAAG CTCATGGAtgcggtaatgttgcagctaaccCGTGCTCGCAATAGACTCACCACTCCTGCGGCTATGACCCTCCCAGAAGTAGCCTCAAGCAGTTTGATG AAAATGTTCACGCCGTCTCTTCCTGGTGATGTCTTTGCCAACTTCTACATTAATCTGAGCAAACTTTGTTTGATTGTCTACCAGCTCCATCTTCTGCAGCCCAATTTGAACAAG AATTTCAAACCTGCTGGCAGCTCTGTGCTTCACAACCCAGGATCCATGTT tgagATTAATAACCAGAAATTTGAAGTTAGCCATGTACACAAAGTGGAATGTGTGGTCCCCTGGCTAAATGATACACTTGTTTTCTTTACCATTGCTCTACAGCTTTGTCAGCAACTGAAGGATAAG ATCTCTGTTTTTTCCAATTACTGGAACTTCAAGCCCTACTGA
- the rogdi gene encoding protein rogdi homolog isoform X1 produces the protein MKALSTPNYVRDKDYLFYGIFQEEEFKWLLREEVHAVLKQLKDILKEASRRFTLSASGSESQTRQENFKLGSSATDQVKGVLTLQGDALTQADINLRLPKHNQVLHFTFREDKQWKMQQIQDARNHVGQALYLLNSRDQTYQFKSGAEVNKLMDAVMLQLTRARNRLTTPAAMTLPEVASSSLMKMFTPSLPGDVFANFYINLSKLCLIVYQLHLLQPNLNKNFKPAGSSVLHNPGSMFEINNQKFEVSHVHKVECVVPWLNDTLVFFTIALQLCQQLKDKISVFSNYWNFKPY, from the exons ATGAAAGCACTCTCAACCCCAAATTATGTTCGTGATAAGGATTACTTGTTTTATGGAATATTTCAGGAAGAAGAATTTAAATGGTTATTGCGTGAAGAAGTTCATGCTGTCCTGAAACAGCTGAAGGATATTCTTAAg GAGGCCTCCCGTCGCTTTACTCTGTCAGCTTCTGGATCTGAAAGTCAAACCCGGCAGGAGAACTTCAAACTGGGAAGCTCAGC CACAGATCAGGTGAAGGGTGTCCTAACGTTACAAGGAGATGCTTTGACTCAGGCA GATATTAACCTGAGGCTGCCTAAACACAACCAGGTTCTGCATTTTACCTTTAGAGAGGACAAACAATGGAAAATGCAGCAG ATTCAGGATGCCAGGAATCATGTAGGCCAAGCTTTGTATCTACTAAACAGCAGAGATCAAACATACCAGTTTAAGAGTGGAGCAGAGGTCAACAAG CTCATGGAtgcggtaatgttgcagctaaccCGTGCTCGCAATAGACTCACCACTCCTGCGGCTATGACCCTCCCAGAAGTAGCCTCAAGCAGTTTGATG AAAATGTTCACGCCGTCTCTTCCTGGTGATGTCTTTGCCAACTTCTACATTAATCTGAGCAAACTTTGTTTGATTGTCTACCAGCTCCATCTTCTGCAGCCCAATTTGAACAAG AATTTCAAACCTGCTGGCAGCTCTGTGCTTCACAACCCAGGATCCATGTT tgagATTAATAACCAGAAATTTGAAGTTAGCCATGTACACAAAGTGGAATGTGTGGTCCCCTGGCTAAATGATACACTTGTTTTCTTTACCATTGCTCTACAGCTTTGTCAGCAACTGAAGGATAAG ATCTCTGTTTTTTCCAATTACTGGAACTTCAAGCCCTACTGA